The Terriglobia bacterium genome includes a region encoding these proteins:
- a CDS encoding DUF3617 domain-containing protein has translation MRTSALLGLLLVTSVFASAGGPAKPPQQRSDKATAPPRTIRGANYQPLNIKTGLWEVTYTRSANGEMPMPAEYMSRLTPEQRARFEAAMKEKSTHTYKSCVKKEDVDGSLLNSKNNRDCNVTILKSSSTELDGKMSCNVEGMRGDGTMNMTVLDSEHTKGVTHMTMTGNGKTFNTDATLSSKWISSDCKGAD, from the coding sequence ATGCGAACGAGTGCTTTGCTCGGCCTGCTTCTCGTAACCTCGGTCTTCGCCTCTGCTGGCGGCCCCGCGAAACCACCGCAACAACGCTCCGACAAGGCCACTGCCCCACCGAGAACAATCCGGGGAGCCAATTATCAGCCGCTGAACATCAAGACCGGGCTCTGGGAGGTCACCTATACGCGGAGCGCAAATGGAGAGATGCCTATGCCCGCCGAATACATGTCCCGGCTTACGCCCGAACAGCGTGCTCGGTTCGAGGCAGCGATGAAGGAGAAATCCACTCACACCTACAAGAGCTGCGTCAAAAAGGAAGATGTCGATGGCTCGCTGTTGAACTCAAAGAATAATCGTGACTGCAATGTCACCATCCTGAAGTCCTCCAGCACCGAACTCGACGGCAAAATGTCATGCAATGTGGAAGGAATGCGCGGCGACGGCACCATGAACATGACCGTTCTCGACAGCGAACACACTAAAGGTGTGACCCACATGACCATGACAGGCAACGGTAAGACCTTCAACACCGACGCCACCTTGTCCAGCAAGTGGATCAGCTCAGATTGCAAAGGCGCTGACTAA
- a CDS encoding DUF2225 domain-containing protein produces METGGSPRALFRFGLFEADIARGTLTRNGVRVRIQDQPFRVLVLLLERPGEIVTRAELKQKLWTEGTYVDFDGSLNVILKKLRAVIDDDPDNPRFVETVPRHGYRFIAPVTVVGAATPIAVNAPEDVSVPVPHVAASVLNFPPTSPAPVGVVSAAEVVVPEIAAKPRPPHLLYVISALIVVVALGLGFAWWRVGKHLNAKAASPVAMRQSVAVLGFQNLSGRVNDAWLGTAFSEMLSTELSGGGKLRLVSGEDVANLRMSSPWTQADTLDRVTTARIGDALNSDFLVLGSYAAVGERDHGQLRFDVRLQDAKSGEILTEIAEIGGTDDLFQIVSRVGEKLRDRLGVPRLELADETGVLSSMPHDSEAAKFYAMGISKLRRFDVSAAKDLLEQAITVDPKFPLAHLMLARAWTGLGYEQKRREEAKRARELSGKLPTSDRMLVEGDYYESLGNHEKAASVYHALFELFPDNVEYGLQFAYAEASAGHGSEALEAIHQLRSLPTPASSDPQIDIAEARFSVSKVDSVSLIHQALTKAWSKGETLLYARARRDECMYLNYSDHAEDAEASCQEAYRIFISAGNRLAAADSLRLLGDNQGTRGQFEGALVSYNRALQVLDGMGGEHEKTGAILNNMAIVYENQGELDKAEELYRKAKTHFEQAGDKQNIVTTVGNLADVSYLRGDLGGAEKLYEQALQASAKLEPNLPGYLLYRSADLSLTQGRVRDAHRMVGGAIQSLSQEQGNYQGLTSAMVVLGEVLAAEGNLDASRDEFEKTLAIQKKMGAADLADETEEELAELDLLQGHPENAEPVLRNVIAEFEKQHSDPDATSAYTLLSRALLAKGKVDEALKAIKRAAELSGSGADPALLLPLNIQRARVNAASEGRGSTNALAQARQELRSTVSTAKRLGYYNLEGEARIALAELEMKTSPVPTRAQLSSLAVEAHSRGLELLAHRAEQVLNQQQGSEVASNNPSR; encoded by the coding sequence ATGGAAACCGGCGGCTCTCCCCGGGCGCTATTCCGATTTGGGCTCTTTGAGGCGGATATTGCACGCGGCACGCTGACTCGCAATGGTGTGCGCGTCCGAATCCAGGACCAGCCGTTTCGCGTTCTGGTTCTGCTGCTGGAGCGGCCTGGCGAAATCGTTACTCGGGCGGAGCTAAAGCAGAAGTTATGGACCGAAGGAACATACGTTGACTTCGATGGAAGCCTGAACGTCATCCTGAAGAAGCTCCGAGCGGTGATCGACGACGATCCCGATAATCCCAGGTTTGTTGAAACTGTACCGCGACACGGTTATCGGTTCATCGCGCCCGTGACGGTGGTCGGTGCGGCGACGCCAATTGCTGTAAACGCACCCGAAGATGTTTCGGTTCCAGTTCCACACGTTGCAGCATCGGTTCTGAATTTCCCTCCAACCTCGCCAGCGCCAGTGGGTGTGGTTTCCGCAGCTGAGGTTGTGGTGCCCGAGATTGCGGCAAAACCCAGACCACCTCACCTTTTGTATGTTATTTCGGCGCTAATCGTTGTAGTGGCGCTTGGACTAGGTTTTGCGTGGTGGAGGGTTGGCAAGCATTTGAATGCGAAGGCTGCGTCACCGGTCGCGATGCGACAATCGGTGGCAGTGCTTGGATTCCAGAATCTCTCCGGGCGCGTGAACGACGCATGGCTGGGGACTGCATTCTCAGAAATGCTGAGCACGGAACTGTCCGGCGGTGGGAAGCTTCGGTTAGTTTCCGGAGAAGACGTGGCGAATCTTCGAATGTCGTCGCCATGGACACAAGCTGACACACTGGACCGAGTGACTACGGCACGGATCGGTGACGCGCTGAACAGCGATTTCCTGGTGCTGGGATCGTATGCCGCCGTCGGTGAACGTGACCACGGGCAGTTGCGATTCGACGTTCGGCTACAGGATGCAAAGAGCGGCGAAATTCTGACGGAGATTGCGGAAATCGGCGGAACTGACGACCTGTTCCAGATTGTCTCCCGCGTAGGTGAGAAACTTCGAGACCGGCTTGGGGTGCCGCGCCTGGAACTGGCGGATGAAACCGGAGTGCTGTCGTCGATGCCGCACGATTCGGAAGCGGCCAAATTCTATGCGATGGGAATAAGCAAGTTGCGCCGATTTGATGTCTCCGCGGCAAAGGATCTACTGGAGCAGGCTATTACGGTCGATCCGAAGTTTCCACTGGCCCATTTGATGCTGGCACGGGCGTGGACCGGACTTGGATACGAGCAGAAGCGACGGGAAGAGGCGAAGAGGGCACGAGAACTGTCGGGAAAACTGCCAACTTCAGACCGGATGCTAGTTGAAGGAGATTACTACGAAAGCCTGGGAAATCACGAAAAGGCAGCATCGGTTTACCACGCACTTTTCGAGTTGTTTCCGGATAACGTGGAGTACGGCCTGCAATTCGCATACGCGGAAGCGTCAGCCGGGCATGGAAGCGAGGCACTGGAAGCAATCCACCAGCTAAGGAGTCTACCGACCCCAGCTTCCAGTGATCCGCAGATTGACATAGCGGAAGCACGATTCAGTGTGAGCAAAGTCGATTCGGTGAGCCTTATTCACCAGGCCTTGACCAAAGCGTGGTCCAAGGGGGAGACATTACTCTACGCACGGGCGCGACGCGACGAGTGCATGTACCTGAATTACAGCGACCATGCAGAAGACGCCGAAGCTTCTTGCCAGGAGGCATACCGGATCTTCATCTCCGCGGGCAACCGCCTTGCGGCAGCGGATTCGCTGCGTCTATTGGGAGACAACCAGGGAACACGAGGCCAGTTTGAGGGAGCGCTTGTATCGTATAACCGGGCACTCCAGGTCTTGGATGGGATGGGCGGCGAACATGAGAAGACAGGCGCGATCCTGAACAACATGGCAATTGTGTATGAGAACCAGGGTGAATTGGATAAAGCGGAGGAACTCTACAGGAAAGCGAAGACCCATTTCGAACAGGCTGGCGACAAGCAAAACATTGTTACCACGGTCGGGAATCTTGCCGATGTCAGCTACCTGCGTGGTGACCTGGGCGGGGCGGAAAAGCTTTACGAACAAGCCTTGCAAGCTTCTGCGAAGTTGGAGCCCAACTTGCCAGGTTACTTGTTGTACCGCAGTGCGGATTTATCGCTGACGCAGGGTCGTGTACGGGATGCACACAGAATGGTGGGTGGAGCGATCCAGTCGCTCAGCCAGGAGCAGGGGAATTACCAGGGGTTGACGAGCGCGATGGTTGTGCTCGGGGAAGTATTGGCGGCGGAGGGTAACCTGGATGCTTCTCGTGACGAATTTGAAAAGACGCTGGCGATACAGAAGAAGATGGGAGCGGCCGATCTTGCCGACGAAACTGAGGAAGAACTTGCGGAACTCGATTTGCTGCAAGGACATCCGGAGAATGCCGAGCCTGTACTGCGAAACGTGATCGCGGAATTTGAAAAACAGCATTCGGACCCGGACGCAACGTCAGCATACACGTTGCTGAGCCGCGCGCTGCTGGCGAAGGGCAAGGTGGACGAGGCCTTGAAGGCGATTAAGCGCGCGGCAGAGTTGAGTGGCAGCGGTGCTGACCCGGCGTTGCTGTTGCCGTTGAATATCCAACGAGCGCGGGTAAACGCGGCGTCGGAGGGTCGTGGGTCTACGAATGCGCTGGCGCAGGCGCGACAAGAACTGCGTTCCACAGTGTCGACGGCCAAGCGGTTGGGCTATTACAACCTGGAAGGTGAGGCGCGGATAGCGCTAGCCGAGTTGGAAATGAAGACGTCGCCCGTTCCAACGCGGGCGCAGCTGAGTTCGCTGGCTGTGGAGGCCCATAGTCGTGGACTCGAACTGCTGGCGCATCGCGCCGAGCAGGTTCTGAACCAGCAACAGGGAAGCGAAGTCGCAAGCAACAACCCGAGCCGGTAA
- a CDS encoding glycoside hydrolase, translating into MMMPFVGRIRGVFCFASLLFFLVTVANAQTVSPDQFAALRWRLIGPFRAGRVSAVAGVPTQPNVYYIGTPGGGVWKTDDAGRTWNPISKQIPAASIGAMAVADSDPKIVFAATGEQTQGDGVYRSNDAGVTWTNIGLRQSHVITGLIVDPQNPDIIVVGVEGDQTSGDQRGVFRTTDGGKNWQKVLYRDEHTGVMDLEVAPDDPKVMYATMWFRQFPPISAAARGQEPAKQDAYIFRSTDEGATWTQVAGKGLPGEPMGRVGVSVAPGSGGKRIFAIVTQGLYRSDDGGENWVKSTTDPRILGSWYFSRVFVDPKDQNVVYVAQTTMYRSVDGGKTFHGFYGAPSGDDIHMIWINPRDTRQMLLGVDQGAIVSVNGGQTWSSWYNQATGQFYHVTTDDRFPYRVYAAQQDSGTAAVLSRSDFGEITYRDWAPTGGFEFAFIAPDPLHENIVYIGGWYGSVLRFDRITGQIVHVLVRSEKYRTAGMAPIMFSPHDPHALYAGANYLLRTTDGGITWQEMSPDLTERPQAATNLHMPGTPQHNPPGVITSIALSTVKDGVMWAGTNNGLLHVTEDGKTWKNVTPPGVPERSTIEEIEASHHDPGTAYVTVIVQQDMHPHAYRTHDYGATWQPIANGLPDNTIMRVVRDDPQRKGLLYGGTEAGMWVSFDDGDHWQSLQLNLPVAPVRDIAVHGDDVAIATYGRALWILDDVSPLRQLNANAEGVRLFRPANTVRARWDMNQDTPLPPETPAGKNPPDGAIIDYYLPSAPSEVSLKVYDSHHNLVREYSSLPVEIDKTPPNAPEYWFAPPAVMSKGKGQNRFVWDLRYPPFKTLHYGYYGKELDYIEYTLADHAIPEETPREQPQGPLVVPGEYTLVLTVDGKEYQQALKVTLDPRVHVPQQDLQAQLDTELNIAAQMRATYAGYEYMKVLKSAITERLQSINGAKPESDELTALQKNVEDLAEGSAKDRGLGPLNRDLARLAEMIESGDARPAAALQSGVEQSCRDLGKRLAQWRELESGTLVTANGMLQKKGLAVLPGMKVPEGPRCQ; encoded by the coding sequence ATGATGATGCCATTCGTCGGCCGCATTCGCGGCGTTTTCTGCTTTGCAAGCCTGTTGTTCTTCCTTGTTACTGTTGCTAACGCTCAGACGGTTTCGCCGGATCAGTTTGCCGCGTTGCGGTGGAGGTTGATCGGACCGTTTCGCGCGGGGAGGGTGAGCGCGGTGGCGGGCGTGCCGACGCAGCCGAATGTGTATTACATCGGGACGCCGGGCGGCGGAGTTTGGAAGACGGACGATGCGGGGCGAACTTGGAATCCGATTTCGAAGCAAATCCCGGCGGCGTCTATCGGGGCGATGGCGGTGGCTGATTCGGATCCGAAAATCGTTTTCGCTGCGACGGGAGAGCAGACGCAAGGCGATGGAGTTTATCGCTCGAACGATGCCGGGGTGACGTGGACAAATATTGGCTTGCGGCAGTCGCATGTGATCACTGGATTGATTGTCGATCCGCAGAATCCGGACATTATTGTGGTGGGCGTAGAGGGAGATCAGACGTCGGGAGATCAGAGAGGGGTTTTCCGGACGACGGATGGCGGCAAGAACTGGCAGAAGGTGCTTTACAGAGATGAACACACGGGAGTGATGGACCTGGAGGTTGCGCCTGACGATCCGAAGGTGATGTACGCGACGATGTGGTTCCGGCAGTTTCCACCGATATCCGCCGCCGCGCGAGGACAGGAGCCGGCGAAGCAGGATGCGTATATCTTCCGTTCGACCGATGAGGGTGCTACGTGGACACAGGTGGCAGGGAAGGGCCTGCCAGGCGAACCGATGGGGCGCGTGGGAGTGTCGGTGGCGCCGGGTTCCGGCGGCAAGAGGATTTTCGCGATTGTGACGCAGGGACTGTACCGGTCGGACGATGGCGGCGAGAACTGGGTGAAGAGCACAACGGATCCGCGCATCCTGGGCAGTTGGTATTTCAGCCGGGTGTTTGTCGACCCGAAGGATCAGAACGTTGTTTATGTTGCGCAGACGACGATGTATCGCTCGGTCGATGGCGGGAAGACGTTTCATGGTTTTTACGGCGCGCCGAGCGGCGACGATATTCACATGATCTGGATCAATCCGCGGGACACCCGACAGATGCTGCTGGGCGTGGACCAGGGAGCGATTGTTAGCGTGAACGGCGGCCAGACGTGGAGTTCGTGGTACAACCAGGCGACCGGGCAGTTCTATCACGTTACGACAGATGACAGGTTCCCGTACCGCGTTTACGCGGCGCAGCAGGACAGCGGGACGGCGGCGGTACTGAGCCGCAGCGATTTTGGCGAGATCACTTATCGAGATTGGGCACCGACGGGCGGCTTCGAGTTTGCTTTCATTGCGCCGGACCCGCTGCACGAAAATATCGTCTACATCGGCGGATGGTATGGGAGCGTGCTGCGGTTCGACCGCATAACCGGGCAGATCGTTCATGTGCTGGTGAGGAGTGAGAAATATCGCACGGCGGGCATGGCGCCGATCATGTTTTCGCCGCACGACCCGCACGCGTTGTATGCAGGTGCCAACTACCTGCTGAGGACGACGGATGGGGGTATCACGTGGCAGGAGATGAGTCCGGACTTGACGGAACGGCCGCAGGCGGCGACCAATTTGCATATGCCGGGAACACCTCAGCACAATCCACCGGGGGTGATTACTTCGATCGCGCTCTCGACGGTGAAGGATGGCGTGATGTGGGCGGGAACGAATAATGGGCTGCTGCACGTCACAGAGGACGGCAAGACATGGAAGAACGTGACTCCGCCGGGGGTACCGGAGCGCAGCACGATCGAGGAGATTGAGGCGTCGCATCACGATCCGGGGACGGCGTACGTGACGGTCATCGTGCAGCAGGATATGCATCCACATGCGTATCGGACACACGATTACGGTGCGACGTGGCAGCCGATTGCGAATGGGCTGCCGGACAATACGATCATGCGAGTGGTTCGCGATGACCCGCAGCGCAAGGGCTTGCTCTACGGCGGAACGGAAGCGGGCATGTGGGTGTCATTCGATGACGGTGACCATTGGCAGAGCTTGCAACTGAATCTCCCGGTCGCCCCGGTACGTGACATTGCGGTTCACGGGGACGATGTTGCGATCGCGACATATGGGAGAGCGCTCTGGATACTCGATGATGTTTCGCCACTGCGGCAGTTGAATGCGAATGCGGAAGGCGTGCGATTGTTCCGGCCGGCAAATACTGTGCGCGCGCGGTGGGACATGAACCAGGACACTCCGCTGCCGCCGGAGACTCCGGCGGGGAAGAATCCACCGGATGGGGCAATCATTGACTATTACCTTCCGAGTGCGCCTTCGGAGGTGAGCCTGAAGGTGTATGACTCGCACCACAACCTGGTGCGGGAGTACTCGAGTCTTCCGGTGGAGATCGATAAGACTCCGCCGAATGCCCCGGAGTACTGGTTTGCGCCGCCGGCGGTGATGTCGAAGGGTAAGGGGCAGAACCGGTTTGTATGGGATCTGCGGTATCCGCCATTCAAGACGCTGCACTACGGGTATTACGGGAAAGAGTTGGACTACATCGAGTACACGCTTGCCGACCATGCGATTCCGGAGGAGACGCCGAGGGAGCAGCCGCAGGGACCGCTGGTGGTTCCGGGAGAGTACACGCTGGTGCTGACGGTAGACGGCAAGGAGTATCAACAAGCGCTGAAGGTGACGCTCGATCCGCGGGTTCATGTACCGCAGCAGGATTTGCAGGCGCAGTTGGATACGGAACTGAACATCGCGGCGCAGATGCGGGCGACGTATGCGGGATATGAGTACATGAAGGTCCTCAAGTCCGCGATTACTGAGAGACTGCAGTCGATCAACGGGGCGAAGCCTGAGTCGGACGAGCTAACGGCTCTGCAAAAGAATGTTGAGGATCTGGCGGAGGGGTCGGCGAAGGATCGCGGGCTTGGGCCGTTGAACCGGGACCTGGCGCGATTGGCGGAGATGATTGAGAGCGGAGATGCACGGCCGGCAGCGGCGTTGCAGAGCGGCGTGGAGCAGTCGTGTCGGGACCTCGGGAAGCGACTGGCGCAGTGGAGGGAACTGGAGTCGGGGACGCTGGTGACAGCAAATGGGATGTTGCAGAAGAAGGGGTTGGCGGTGCTGCCAGGGATGAAGGTGCCGGAAGGGCCGAGGTGCCAGTAG
- a CDS encoding DUF5666 domain-containing protein → MTSKPALLSILLTAVLCPCLAATLPAQTPAPAQKAIGSIKSISGKTVTLKTDSGIEVKVLVQDSTKILRAVPGASLKDATPISIQDLRPGDRVLVHGTAGENQAIAARLMVAMTRSDIVQKQQQELQQWRNGVGGLVKTVDPSAETATISTTSPTGPKDVVVKISKTTIIRRYAPNSVKFDDAKPGTLDQILPGDQLRARGTKNADGTELAADEVVSGTFHNIAGLITSVDSANSTITVNDLATKKPVTIHITADSQMHKLPPFVAQRLAMQIKGVPQNAAGPQNERADARPAMEHRLEGRPGSPGEGRPAGGDLSQMLSRMPVATIADLANGEAVMVVTTSDATAITLLSGVEPILTASPNGSGAASLLTPWSLGSGGAEAGGDVPQ, encoded by the coding sequence ATGACCAGCAAACCAGCACTACTTTCGATTCTTCTTACAGCCGTCCTTTGTCCCTGTCTCGCCGCAACCCTGCCAGCTCAGACGCCGGCACCGGCCCAGAAGGCTATCGGATCGATTAAGTCCATCTCCGGAAAAACTGTCACGCTCAAAACGGACAGCGGTATCGAAGTCAAGGTTCTTGTTCAAGACTCAACAAAGATTCTGCGCGCTGTTCCCGGCGCCAGTCTGAAAGACGCAACGCCTATTTCGATTCAGGATCTCCGTCCCGGTGATCGCGTTCTCGTGCACGGCACAGCCGGCGAGAACCAGGCGATCGCCGCGCGCCTCATGGTAGCCATGACCAGGTCCGATATCGTCCAAAAACAGCAGCAGGAACTGCAGCAATGGCGCAACGGCGTCGGCGGCCTGGTGAAAACCGTAGACCCCTCGGCGGAAACCGCCACCATCTCAACCACGAGCCCCACCGGCCCGAAGGACGTTGTAGTCAAAATCTCGAAGACGACCATCATTCGCCGGTACGCCCCGAATTCCGTGAAGTTCGATGACGCCAAGCCTGGCACGCTCGACCAGATTCTCCCCGGCGACCAGTTACGCGCCCGCGGCACAAAGAACGCGGACGGCACTGAACTCGCTGCGGATGAAGTCGTCTCCGGCACATTCCACAACATCGCAGGCCTTATTACTTCCGTCGACAGCGCAAACAGCACCATCACCGTAAACGATCTCGCAACAAAGAAGCCCGTAACCATTCATATCACCGCCGACTCGCAAATGCACAAACTTCCGCCGTTCGTCGCCCAACGCCTCGCTATGCAAATCAAAGGTGTTCCGCAGAACGCCGCCGGTCCGCAAAATGAGCGCGCCGACGCCCGTCCCGCGATGGAGCATCGCCTCGAGGGCAGACCGGGCAGCCCTGGTGAAGGTCGGCCCGCTGGCGGAGATCTTTCCCAGATGTTGAGTCGTATGCCTGTGGCCACCATCGCCGATTTGGCGAACGGTGAAGCCGTTATGGTCGTTACGACTTCCGATGCAACCGCCATAACGTTGCTCAGCGGAGTCGAGCCGATCCTTACCGCATCGCCGAACGGAAGTGGCGCGGCTTCGCTGCTCACGCCCTGGTCCCTGGGCTCAGGCGGCGCCGAAGCCGGCGGAGACGTACCACAGTAA
- a CDS encoding carboxypeptidase regulatory-like domain-containing protein, whose amino-acid sequence MKQNFKVILFLLFLGLSIDLAAQTGRGWLRGIVTDPSGAVVVGATVTVTSPAGQTVTAESNRQGVYEIKNLAPGKYNLAVIAKGFSPYQLTDVIVSAEGQTLDAQLDIQAEKQQVTVEDQGTDVEVSASHNASQTVIKGKDLEALSDDPDELQNELDALAGPSAGPNGGQIYIDGFTNGQLPPKNAIREIRVNQNPFSAQFDSLGYGRVEVFTKPGSDKFHGQVMFMDNNSVLNTKSPLVKGPAPDYNTRMINANVSGPINKRASFFFNVQQRNIDNISVINAYDPTTLLPFSDTVPNTHSRTSISPRVDYQLSTNNTLTARYEFNRDNEDNDGISTFSMPSQAYNSRDTWHTLQLSDTQVLSTRVINETRFQYVRDNTDEYALDNSPTVVVPGTFTSGGNSIGTSSDINNRYELQNYTSMALGKHFIKYGGRLRYSRETNVSTGGFNGTWTFNSPEDYQALVPSQFSQTFGTPAASVSYVDVGVYAEDDWRIRPNFTLSYGLRFESQNQIGDHGDWAPRIGFAWGLGSSKGTPKTVLRAGFGIFYDRFSQGLLLNTIRQNGVNQVQYIISCDVQNSQYTGSCPLAGLYPNVPDQSILAPVSTLTVRRIAPNLRSPYTMQTAVTLERQVTKSGTASITYLNSRGEHTFLSQNINAPLVYDPLDQCANRPLGTCDNIYQYESAGIFRQNQLIANVRMNTAKFSLFSFYMLNYANSNTSGAGSFPSDPYNLMSDYGRASFSVRNRFVLGGSFNAPYHFTFSPFIIANSGHPYNITVGKDLNGDSIYNDRPAFANGVSGNPLVAEDFNPSPAPGEPLIPVNYGTGPASFTVNMRFAKVFGFGKEGGPGGGMQPGGGGDHHHGPGGFGRGGGHGPWGGGGGTSHRYNLTLSLHAMNLFGRVNYGTPVATLASPDFGISKSLSGGPFGSDVAVRRFFLQAQFSF is encoded by the coding sequence GTGAAGCAGAACTTCAAAGTTATACTCTTTCTTCTGTTCCTGGGGCTCTCGATTGACCTCGCCGCTCAAACCGGTCGCGGCTGGCTCAGGGGTATCGTCACCGATCCTTCCGGGGCCGTAGTAGTCGGCGCGACCGTAACAGTGACGTCGCCTGCCGGCCAAACCGTCACTGCTGAGTCGAATCGTCAGGGCGTGTATGAAATCAAGAATCTTGCGCCGGGCAAATACAACCTCGCCGTGATCGCCAAAGGCTTTTCGCCTTATCAATTGACCGACGTCATTGTTTCTGCCGAGGGTCAAACCCTCGACGCCCAACTTGATATCCAAGCAGAAAAGCAACAGGTCACCGTCGAAGACCAGGGTACTGACGTCGAAGTGAGCGCTTCGCATAACGCCAGCCAGACGGTGATCAAGGGCAAGGACCTCGAAGCCCTCTCTGATGATCCCGACGAATTACAGAACGAACTCGACGCACTCGCCGGACCGTCCGCAGGTCCCAATGGTGGCCAGATCTACATCGACGGATTCACCAACGGCCAATTGCCGCCGAAGAACGCGATCCGCGAGATCCGCGTCAATCAGAATCCTTTCTCCGCCCAGTTCGATTCCCTCGGCTACGGCCGCGTCGAAGTCTTCACCAAGCCCGGCAGCGACAAGTTCCATGGACAGGTCATGTTCATGGACAACAATTCCGTCTTGAATACGAAGAGCCCGCTCGTGAAGGGCCCAGCCCCCGACTACAACACCCGCATGATCAATGCCAACGTCAGCGGCCCCATCAACAAGCGCGCATCTTTCTTCTTCAACGTGCAACAGCGGAACATCGACAACATATCCGTCATCAACGCCTACGATCCGACGACGCTCCTGCCCTTCAGCGACACCGTCCCGAACACACACTCCCGAACCAGCATCAGCCCTCGTGTCGATTATCAGCTCTCAACCAACAACACCCTCACAGCTCGATACGAATTCAACCGCGACAACGAGGACAACGACGGTATTTCGACATTCAGCATGCCCTCGCAGGCCTACAACAGCCGCGACACCTGGCATACATTGCAGCTAAGCGATACCCAGGTTCTCAGCACCCGTGTCATCAACGAAACGCGCTTCCAGTACGTTCGCGACAACACCGACGAGTACGCCCTCGATAACTCGCCGACAGTAGTGGTTCCCGGCACCTTCACATCCGGCGGAAACAGCATCGGAACTTCCTCCGATATCAATAACCGTTACGAACTCCAGAACTACACCTCGATGGCCCTCGGCAAGCACTTCATCAAGTATGGTGGCCGCTTGCGTTACTCGCGCGAAACCAACGTCAGCACCGGGGGATTCAACGGAACGTGGACCTTCAATTCGCCGGAAGATTATCAAGCCCTCGTGCCCAGTCAGTTTTCCCAGACTTTCGGAACCCCTGCGGCAAGCGTGAGCTACGTCGATGTGGGAGTCTATGCCGAAGACGATTGGCGCATCCGACCGAACTTCACTCTTAGCTACGGCCTGCGTTTCGAATCGCAGAACCAGATCGGCGACCACGGCGACTGGGCGCCCCGCATCGGTTTCGCCTGGGGCCTCGGCAGCAGCAAGGGCACCCCGAAAACCGTCCTGCGCGCCGGCTTCGGAATCTTTTACGACCGCTTCTCGCAAGGTCTGCTGCTGAATACGATTCGCCAAAACGGCGTCAACCAGGTTCAGTACATCATTAGTTGTGACGTCCAGAACTCACAATATACGGGTTCCTGCCCCCTCGCGGGTCTTTATCCAAACGTCCCCGATCAATCAATTCTGGCACCCGTGTCGACTCTCACTGTGCGCAGAATCGCTCCCAATCTCCGCTCCCCCTACACCATGCAGACCGCGGTTACGCTCGAGCGCCAGGTCACAAAATCGGGAACGGCATCGATCACCTACTTGAATTCCCGCGGCGAGCACACCTTCCTCTCGCAGAACATCAACGCTCCGCTTGTTTACGATCCCTTGGACCAGTGCGCTAACCGCCCGCTCGGTACTTGCGACAACATTTATCAGTACGAATCCGCCGGGATTTTCCGCCAGAATCAACTCATCGCCAACGTTCGCATGAACACCGCGAAGTTCTCGCTCTTCAGCTTCTACATGCTGAATTACGCGAACAGCAACACCTCGGGCGCCGGCAGTTTCCCCTCAGACCCTTACAACCTCATGTCCGACTACGGGCGCGCTTCATTTTCCGTTCGCAACCGCTTCGTCCTCGGCGGCTCATTCAACGCGCCATACCACTTCACTTTCAGCCCCTTCATCATCGCGAACTCCGGTCATCCGTATAACATCACCGTCGGGAAAGACTTGAACGGCGACTCCATCTACAACGATCGCCCGGCTTTTGCGAACGGAGTTTCCGGCAATCCTCTCGTGGCAGAGGACTTCAACCCAAGCCCCGCCCCAGGCGAACCGCTGATTCCTGTCAATTATGGAACCGGCCCCGCTTCGTTCACCGTGAACATGCGTTTCGCAAAGGTCTTCGGATTTGGCAAAGAAGGCGGCCCCGGCGGCGGTATGCAACCAGGTGGCGGTGGAGATCATCACCACGGTCCCGGAGGTTTCGGGAGGGGCGGCGGACACGGTCCTTGGGGCGGAGGCGGCGGCACCTCTCACCGTTACAACCTGACTCTGAGCCTGCACGCCATGAACTTGTTTGGTCGCGTTAACTACGGCACGCCGGTCGCGACCCTGGCCTCCCCGGACTTCGGAATCTCTAAGTCCCTTTCCGGTGGTCCCTTCGGCAGCGATGTCGCGGTTCGCCGCTTCTTCTTGCAGGCACAGTTCTCGTTCTAA